One genomic segment of Candidatus Thermodiscus eudorianus includes these proteins:
- a CDS encoding PINc/VapC family ATPase — translation MLGINEVTRLNRGLRVEEKKLYVADIDSVIDGSLLRLIQRGEVAGRIIIHKAIVEFLYSEARRGLSHGFTGLSELSRLLAQATDTVEVMVVDDETRYPRELTIDSVKKIVRDYAWKSGAVLVTSDRIQVSAAKAMGTPVLFAADTGRRRLRIEDYFTDKTMSVHLKEGAPPLAKIGRPGKWAFVAISSEPMTRKDIEEIAREVVEAASRMEDGFVEIDRPGSTIVQLHDYRIVITRPPLSEGWEITAVRPIAKLSLDDYNIPEKLLNRLIERAEGILIAGAPGMGKTTFAQALAEFYASKGKIVKTIESPRDMRLPPTVTQYSKNYADLGELHDILLLSRPDYTFYDELRSDEDFQLYVDLRLAGIGMVGVVHATTPIDAVQRFIRRVELGMIPSIIDTVIFINEGQVEKVYELSMTVKLPTGLREAELSRPVVEVKDFLTGELEYEIYTFGEQTMVVPVKEKGKKQAESLEKHILKMLPDAAVEIRDRVILVRVPRYSPKLTARRIKRLRKLAEKAGYELRIIPF, via the coding sequence ATGCTGGGAATAAATGAAGTAACACGGCTTAACCGGGGATTGCGCGTGGAAGAGAAGAAACTCTACGTAGCCGATATAGACTCCGTGATAGACGGTTCCCTGCTGAGGCTTATCCAGCGCGGCGAAGTGGCTGGTAGGATAATTATCCACAAGGCTATCGTAGAATTCCTATATTCTGAGGCTAGAAGAGGCCTATCTCATGGATTCACTGGTCTAAGCGAGCTCTCTAGGCTCTTAGCACAGGCTACCGATACGGTAGAAGTGATGGTTGTGGACGATGAAACTAGGTACCCGAGGGAATTGACGATAGATTCCGTGAAGAAGATTGTCAGGGACTACGCGTGGAAGTCGGGAGCGGTGCTCGTGACTAGTGATAGAATACAGGTGAGTGCAGCAAAAGCTATGGGAACCCCCGTGCTCTTTGCAGCCGACACGGGGAGGAGGAGGCTTAGGATAGAGGACTACTTCACAGACAAGACCATGAGCGTTCACTTGAAAGAAGGAGCCCCTCCGCTAGCTAAGATAGGCAGGCCCGGTAAATGGGCGTTCGTAGCGATCTCCAGCGAGCCGATGACACGCAAGGATATAGAGGAAATAGCTAGGGAGGTGGTCGAGGCCGCATCCCGGATGGAAGACGGGTTCGTAGAGATAGATAGGCCCGGATCGACCATAGTACAGTTACACGACTATAGAATAGTCATAACGAGGCCCCCGCTAAGCGAGGGCTGGGAAATAACCGCTGTTAGGCCAATAGCCAAGCTCAGCCTCGACGACTATAACATCCCGGAGAAACTGCTTAATAGGCTCATAGAACGAGCCGAGGGAATATTGATAGCGGGAGCCCCCGGAATGGGTAAGACCACGTTCGCCCAAGCGCTAGCCGAGTTCTACGCTAGTAAGGGTAAAATAGTGAAGACCATAGAATCGCCTAGAGACATGCGGTTACCCCCGACGGTGACCCAGTACTCTAAGAACTATGCAGACCTGGGAGAGCTACATGATATACTCCTCCTATCCAGGCCCGATTATACCTTCTACGACGAATTAAGGAGCGATGAGGACTTCCAGCTGTACGTCGACCTAAGGCTAGCCGGGATTGGAATGGTCGGGGTAGTCCACGCTACAACGCCGATAGACGCTGTACAAAGGTTCATACGAAGGGTGGAACTAGGCATGATCCCGAGTATAATAGACACTGTGATATTCATCAACGAAGGCCAAGTGGAGAAGGTATACGAGCTCTCAATGACGGTAAAGCTGCCTACAGGCCTCAGGGAGGCAGAACTCTCCAGGCCAGTGGTCGAGGTGAAAGACTTCCTCACAGGAGAGCTTGAGTACGAGATATACACCTTCGGAGAGCAGACTATGGTGGTCCCGGTAAAGGAGAAGGGGAAGAAGCAGGCAGAGTCCCTGGAAAAGCACATCCTGAAGATGTTGCCTGACGCTGCGGTCGAGATACGAGACAGGGTCATCCTAGTAAGGGTGCCACGCTACAGTCCAAAGCTCACCGCCAGGAGAATCAAGAGGCTGAGGAAGCTGGCTGAGAAGGCTGGATACGAGCTTAGAATTATACCCTTTTAG
- a CDS encoding Holliday junction resolvase gives MGSRFGKAIASRLENELANILWDMGYAVVRGPSSGSGTKRRYQPDLVAVKKGVVLVIEAKKGRRGKPVYVPARQVKGLREFAVRAGAIALVAVRLPGSVEWRIHRLEDLPLTPGGSAKIAVPEDGLRLEVFDELMFPRHRRLTEFTG, from the coding sequence ATGGGTAGTAGATTTGGAAAAGCCATAGCGTCGCGCCTAGAAAACGAGCTGGCAAACATACTCTGGGACATGGGCTATGCAGTCGTACGGGGTCCCTCAAGTGGTTCGGGAACTAAGAGGAGATACCAGCCGGACCTAGTCGCGGTGAAGAAGGGAGTCGTACTGGTTATTGAAGCCAAGAAGGGCCGTCGTGGAAAGCCTGTATACGTGCCAGCCCGCCAGGTCAAGGGTTTGAGGGAGTTCGCTGTAAGGGCGGGTGCGATAGCCCTTGTAGCGGTTAGGCTGCCTGGATCGGTGGAGTGGCGGATTCACAGGCTAGAGGACTTACCACTTACCCCAGGTGGTAGCGCTAAGATCGCCGTCCCCGAAGATGGCCTTCGCCTGGAGGTCTTCGATGAACTCATGTTTCCTAGACATAGGAGGTTAACGGAGTTCACCGGCTAA
- a CDS encoding slipin family protein → MSIKVVKEYERAVIFRLGRLLGAKGPGLFFIIPFVDNFIKVDLRIVTADVPEQRTITKDNVTVGVDAVVYYKVFDPVKAVTKIENYHYGVLMLAQTTLRDVIGQVELDDLLTKREEINKKLQEILDILTDPWGIKVTAVTLKEVKLPETMLRAMAKQAEAERWRRARIIEAEGERQAAKIMAEAAEFYEKHPAALRLRELQTLVEIAKEKNLIVVSSGAGLQTTMSEMIGVASAVEKQKSKRE, encoded by the coding sequence ATGAGCATAAAAGTCGTTAAGGAGTATGAGAGGGCTGTCATATTCAGGCTTGGCAGGCTTCTAGGGGCAAAGGGGCCTGGCTTATTCTTCATAATACCCTTTGTAGACAACTTCATAAAAGTCGACCTTAGGATCGTGACGGCAGACGTGCCAGAGCAGAGGACTATAACCAAGGATAACGTCACGGTCGGAGTCGACGCCGTCGTCTACTACAAAGTGTTCGACCCAGTCAAAGCCGTGACCAAGATAGAAAACTACCACTACGGAGTCCTCATGCTGGCCCAGACAACCCTGAGAGACGTGATAGGCCAGGTGGAACTAGACGACCTACTCACGAAGAGAGAGGAGATAAATAAGAAGCTCCAAGAGATCCTCGACATCCTAACAGACCCGTGGGGCATAAAGGTAACAGCTGTGACGCTAAAAGAAGTCAAGCTACCAGAAACGATGCTAAGAGCCATGGCAAAACAGGCCGAGGCAGAGAGGTGGAGAAGGGCCAGGATAATCGAGGCCGAGGGAGAGAGGCAAGCGGCGAAGATAATGGCGGAAGCCGCCGAATTCTACGAGAAGCACCCTGCCGCGCTGAGGCTCAGAGAGCTGCAGACCCTGGTCGAGATAGCTAAGGAGAAGAACCTGATAGTAGTCAGTTCCGGGGCAGGGCTTCAGACTACGATGAGTGAGATGATTGGCGTGGCCTCCGCCGTGGAGAAGCAGAAGAGCAAAAGGGAGTAG
- a CDS encoding nodulation protein NfeD codes for MTRQYSRLVITVFFMALLAASIIVASAESGNTTATTMKSEKIDLGRKYCGNVEKKYGILPRGSKYDRIVGPKTIYIDVTGVIDTAMMDYVNSAIRTAERENAVLVLRLNTPGGYLDAALNIVTNISRARVPVIGYVTDRWAESAGTLILVSTHIAAMQPGTIIGSLQPVAYNPSTGGYEPINESKIINPIIKVLCEHGATRGRNATALVRFVLKNDNYGAEEALRYHIIDLVAGSLSDLISKVNGSVVALPSGDRVLISLDGSIERVPPGPRVTLLHTLSDPLLSGLLVSLGMLIVLFGLASGHYASAAIGALLLIMGLVGTGFNPNTASLVLLGLGALLLLIEFYTPGFGIIGGTGIAMIVLGIALLPLSSTGFAISPEYASSLIKAVYAIGASFAVITAFTVYKILQVRRRKPIVWSIIGETGKAIDRITPEEPGFVLVDGEYWKAVSRDQVIEPGDTVRVIAKDGPLLIVEKAESSQRRASTL; via the coding sequence ATGACGCGCCAATACTCTAGGCTGGTAATCACTGTTTTTTTCATGGCGCTCCTAGCGGCGTCTATCATAGTTGCTAGCGCAGAATCCGGGAACACAACCGCGACTACTATGAAGAGCGAAAAGATAGACCTGGGCAGGAAGTACTGTGGGAACGTGGAGAAGAAGTATGGAATACTTCCAAGGGGGTCGAAATACGATAGGATAGTAGGCCCTAAAACCATCTACATAGACGTCACTGGCGTGATCGATACCGCAATGATGGACTACGTGAACTCGGCTATAAGAACCGCCGAGCGGGAAAACGCGGTCCTGGTCTTAAGGCTAAACACTCCTGGTGGTTACCTAGACGCGGCGCTGAACATTGTAACCAATATAAGTAGAGCTAGGGTCCCTGTTATAGGATACGTCACGGATCGATGGGCTGAAAGCGCGGGCACACTGATACTTGTGTCGACACATATAGCTGCTATGCAGCCAGGGACGATTATAGGGTCCCTCCAGCCTGTAGCGTATAATCCCTCGACGGGAGGCTATGAGCCTATAAACGAGTCGAAGATAATAAATCCGATAATCAAAGTACTCTGTGAGCATGGTGCGACTAGGGGTAGAAACGCGACCGCCCTTGTAAGATTCGTCTTAAAAAACGATAATTACGGGGCCGAGGAGGCTCTACGCTATCATATAATCGACCTCGTTGCTGGGAGCCTTAGCGATTTGATTAGTAAGGTGAACGGGAGTGTTGTAGCCCTCCCCTCGGGAGATAGGGTTCTGATATCACTCGACGGATCTATAGAGAGGGTCCCTCCGGGCCCCAGGGTGACACTCCTGCACACGCTCTCCGACCCCCTGCTCTCAGGCCTTCTAGTGTCTCTAGGCATGCTGATCGTCCTCTTCGGGCTGGCATCGGGGCATTATGCCTCGGCGGCTATAGGGGCGCTGCTCTTGATAATGGGCCTGGTGGGGACCGGGTTTAACCCGAATACCGCTAGCCTAGTCCTGCTTGGACTAGGAGCGCTACTACTGTTGATAGAGTTCTATACGCCTGGATTCGGGATAATCGGCGGGACTGGCATAGCAATGATAGTCCTTGGCATAGCCCTGTTGCCCCTCAGTAGCACGGGCTTCGCTATTTCTCCCGAATACGCTAGCTCTCTCATAAAAGCCGTGTACGCGATCGGGGCGAGTTTCGCTGTAATAACCGCCTTCACCGTGTATAAGATCTTGCAGGTTAGAAGGAGGAAGCCGATAGTCTGGAGTATAATAGGGGAGACCGGGAAGGCTATAGACAGGATAACCCCGGAGGAACCGGGCTTCGTGCTCGTGGATGGAGAGTACTGGAAGGCTGTATCGAGAGACCAAGTCATAGAGCCGGGAGACACTGTAAGGGTTATAGCTAAAGATGGCCCTCTGCTTATTGTCGAGAAGGCCGAGAGCTCTCAGAGGCGTGCTTCAACTCTATAA
- a CDS encoding polysaccharide deacetylase family protein, giving the protein MRGCKLRRVVFLTFDVEPDAPPYQSQSNLGIREGLPWILDFLRETGVKATFFVTAGLVRALSWFEELVNDIVDEGHEIGSHGLDHSRLDKLPLREAARHIRESIRILSSYSEIHSFRAPNLQLPEQLLHVLVEEGVRVDSSIASYKSGRVTEPFWYSGRLLRVPVTSTSSTIRLPGPLAIRATLPGKRDFYSLFYHPWEFVRIRRRPIYRPDIWLGTGNHARRMLARIVKDAISSGFRFALMREALRLCSV; this is encoded by the coding sequence ATGAGGGGTTGCAAGCTGAGAAGGGTGGTATTCCTTACATTCGACGTAGAGCCGGACGCTCCACCATACCAGTCTCAGAGCAATCTCGGTATTAGGGAGGGCCTACCCTGGATTCTAGACTTCCTACGCGAGACCGGGGTTAAGGCTACATTCTTCGTGACTGCCGGCTTGGTAAGGGCTTTAAGCTGGTTCGAGGAACTCGTTAACGATATAGTTGATGAGGGACACGAGATTGGTAGCCACGGGCTGGACCATTCTAGACTGGATAAGCTTCCCCTGAGAGAGGCGGCGAGGCATATCCGGGAGAGCATAAGGATACTATCGAGTTACAGTGAAATACATAGCTTTAGAGCTCCTAACCTCCAGCTACCAGAGCAACTTCTACACGTGCTCGTAGAGGAGGGTGTTAGGGTAGATTCAAGCATCGCATCCTATAAGTCGGGGAGGGTAACGGAGCCCTTCTGGTATAGTGGTAGACTCCTACGAGTCCCAGTGACGTCTACAAGTAGCACGATACGCTTACCCGGGCCCCTAGCTATAAGGGCGACACTGCCGGGGAAGAGGGACTTTTATTCACTATTCTATCATCCATGGGAGTTCGTCAGGATAAGGAGAAGACCGATATATAGGCCCGATATATGGCTCGGAACAGGCAACCATGCTAGGCGCATGCTAGCTCGTATAGTAAAAGACGCTATTTCCAGCGGATTCCGGTTCGCACTAATGAGGGAGGCCCTCCGTTTATGTAGTGTATAG
- a CDS encoding glycosyltransferase family 4 protein, protein METLRIALVSDWYMPRRGGVETAIYNLAKTLRDHGHDPIVVTHQNRVLRDPPLVSYDDGIPVVRFKLPLRGDDYTISPKAAKLLYKFLKYNGVDLVHGHSVLSPFANMAVHVGKGILGIPTVLTHHSLISSELRVWHSILLKYGVYRADELTAVSKAAGRDLEEIVPARKVRVTPNCMDIRGWRSVEALELEGDPVLLYVARLIPRKNPFLALKAYEGVVKEKPSASLYIVGGGSLEREIKEYVERKGLRRAVLVGPVDRRMVGGYMAGSDLFLATGRREAFSLASLEAMALGLPVVGFSGTGVEDLVTDGFNGFLASTETEFIEKARILSLDDDLRLMFSRRSLLASERYDCNNVYPRYLEVYRSALEKCSREKRFLLYRLYRLVRMDPVKPGEWCEYRRECYEGLQAEKGGIPYIRRRAGRSTIPVSEQSRY, encoded by the coding sequence TTGGAGACGCTGAGGATAGCACTAGTATCGGACTGGTATATGCCTAGAAGAGGAGGCGTCGAGACGGCTATCTATAATCTAGCCAAGACGCTAAGGGATCATGGACATGATCCAATCGTAGTAACTCACCAGAACAGGGTATTAAGGGACCCTCCCTTGGTTTCATACGACGATGGTATACCGGTCGTTAGGTTCAAGCTCCCCCTAAGGGGTGACGATTATACTATATCCCCTAAAGCAGCTAAACTCCTCTACAAGTTCCTAAAGTACAACGGTGTCGATCTAGTCCATGGCCACAGTGTTTTATCTCCATTCGCGAACATGGCGGTGCATGTCGGCAAGGGAATACTAGGTATACCAACGGTGCTGACACACCATAGCCTCATTAGCAGCGAACTTAGGGTTTGGCATAGCATCCTCCTCAAATACGGTGTTTACAGGGCCGACGAGCTAACAGCGGTATCGAAAGCCGCTGGCAGGGACCTGGAAGAGATAGTCCCTGCGAGGAAGGTCCGTGTAACACCCAATTGCATGGATATAAGGGGGTGGAGGAGTGTTGAGGCGCTAGAGCTGGAAGGAGACCCTGTGCTTCTATACGTAGCGAGGCTTATACCTAGGAAGAATCCCTTCCTAGCCCTAAAGGCTTATGAGGGTGTTGTAAAGGAGAAGCCTTCGGCCTCGCTCTATATAGTTGGTGGGGGGTCTCTGGAGCGTGAGATAAAAGAGTACGTTGAGAGGAAGGGGTTGCGTAGAGCGGTTCTCGTCGGCCCGGTCGACCGCCGCATGGTTGGAGGGTATATGGCTGGTTCGGATCTTTTCCTAGCCACGGGGCGTAGGGAGGCCTTCTCGCTAGCAAGCCTAGAGGCTATGGCGCTGGGGCTACCTGTGGTTGGCTTTAGCGGTACTGGCGTTGAGGATCTTGTAACTGACGGTTTTAACGGGTTCCTAGCCTCTACGGAGACCGAGTTTATAGAGAAGGCCCGCATTCTTAGCCTGGACGACGATCTCCGCCTTATGTTCTCCCGGAGATCACTATTGGCCTCTGAGAGATACGACTGTAATAACGTGTATCCAAGGTATTTAGAGGTGTACAGGAGTGCCCTGGAGAAGTGCTCCAGGGAGAAGAGATTCCTCCTCTATAGACTCTATAGGCTAGTTAGAATGGATCCGGTAAAACCCGGTGAATGGTGTGAATACAGGCGGGAGTGCTATGAGGGGTTGCAAGCTGAGAAGGGTGGTATTCCTTACATTCGACGTAGAGCCGGACGCTCCACCATACCAGTCTCAGAGCAATCTCGGTATTAG
- a CDS encoding flippase-like domain-containing protein, which translates to MSINTTNVIYNIRIFGSAVGSGVATYMLAVIIYVASTLLWALRWYLSLKRLGSRVTFLNVYTAIMGGILFNNITPSLKFGGEGFRAGWLRATEDVPVERSFITIIYERVTEIPGVATVLVLALFSGTDRLSTLAASLPAIVGLAHMPTMIRDKISSVKRRLGGDVRFLLRDWSLTLTASSIGIAIWLQDIARFYLIASSLGVHLSLGNAAVLSLGYLLFGMGPTPGGIGFVEGGLVSILAAMGVPLNKAGLIVLGERLISTVLASLLGVILVLLRGGIKLFREASRIARERKIVVGDAEDSTSIGLVYA; encoded by the coding sequence GTGAGCATCAATACAACTAATGTAATATATAATATAAGGATTTTTGGTAGTGCTGTTGGCAGTGGAGTAGCAACATACATGCTAGCGGTGATCATATACGTAGCCAGTACGCTGCTCTGGGCTCTAAGATGGTACCTTTCCCTAAAGAGGCTGGGAAGCAGAGTCACTTTCCTAAACGTCTATACAGCGATAATGGGAGGCATACTATTCAACAACATAACACCGAGCCTCAAATTCGGCGGGGAGGGTTTCAGAGCGGGCTGGCTAAGGGCCACGGAAGACGTGCCCGTAGAGAGGTCATTTATCACCATAATCTACGAGAGAGTCACGGAGATCCCGGGGGTCGCGACTGTTCTTGTGCTAGCATTATTCTCGGGCACGGATAGATTATCTACCCTAGCGGCGAGCCTGCCCGCTATAGTGGGATTAGCACACATGCCGACTATGATCCGGGATAAGATATCCTCTGTCAAGAGAAGACTAGGAGGGGACGTGAGGTTCCTACTCCGGGATTGGAGCCTAACACTCACGGCGTCCTCTATAGGTATAGCCATATGGCTGCAAGACATCGCCAGATTCTACCTCATCGCGTCGAGTCTAGGAGTCCATTTATCGTTAGGCAACGCCGCGGTCCTCTCGTTGGGTTATCTGTTATTTGGAATGGGGCCCACGCCTGGAGGTATAGGATTCGTTGAAGGCGGCCTTGTATCGATCCTTGCGGCCATGGGCGTGCCGCTGAATAAAGCTGGCCTCATAGTCTTGGGCGAGAGACTTATCTCCACAGTATTAGCTAGTCTACTCGGAGTGATCCTTGTACTCCTGAGGGGCGGGATTAAATTATTCAGGGAGGCCTCTAGGATCGCGAGGGAGAGGAAGATAGTAGTTGGAGACGCTGAGGATAGCACTAGTATCGGACTGGTATATGCCTAG
- the speD gene encoding adenosylmethionine decarboxylase, which translates to MEMQYARYEEAKVIGKHVYGNLINCNNVEALRDPHTLEEIVRKSAEAGNMTILDIKSWKIGEGVSVVAVILESHITIHTWPEYRFATVDVYSCGSHTDPETAFEYIVDVLKPEKVESGFTDRSLE; encoded by the coding sequence ATGGAGATGCAATACGCGAGATATGAGGAGGCAAAAGTCATAGGAAAACACGTATACGGTAACCTCATAAACTGCAATAACGTGGAAGCCCTACGCGACCCCCATACATTAGAGGAGATCGTCAGGAAATCAGCGGAAGCCGGCAACATGACAATCCTAGACATCAAGTCGTGGAAAATAGGGGAAGGCGTGAGCGTAGTCGCCGTTATCTTAGAGAGCCACATAACGATACATACATGGCCCGAGTACAGGTTCGCAACAGTCGATGTATACAGCTGCGGTAGCCACACGGACCCCGAGACAGCATTCGAATACATAGTAGACGTGTTAAAGCCGGAAAAGGTAGAGAGCGGCTTCACCGATAGGAGCCTGGAATAG
- a CDS encoding M20 family metallopeptidase produces MSRPAHIREGYEYAVDILKRLISIPSVSPRGEHYGEIASLLEEELSRIADHVTTIKVPGEYQERHCTGAGKNPRYIVLARINGSSNKTLHFNGHYDVVPGGQGWRVTSPFNPVIVNGKLYGRGAIDMKGGIAAVLGAVKALQASNGKAFHNVEIALVPDEEIGGDCGTKYLVDEVLKEKLPDYVIIPEPSGLQHPWNGHKGLLWTRLTVIGKNAHGSTPWRGKNAFLLASQLAIDLQKTYTPILSTRKSRYKTIPEESMYPTVMIGGEAGVKGGGKTNQVPGEFYFTLDRRLIPEEKVSDVKAEIEAITRWLSTLHGLEYRIEYISEMEPAINEPKELYNALKTAAQRVGVSLGEPVVCPGGLDLRYYTMKGIETLAYGPSGETAHAPDEFIDLRELEKLVGIYYYLIVDGSLWS; encoded by the coding sequence TTGAGTAGACCCGCACACATTCGAGAGGGATACGAGTACGCAGTAGATATACTCAAAAGACTCATCTCCATCCCAAGCGTATCTCCACGCGGCGAACATTATGGCGAAATCGCGTCACTCCTCGAAGAAGAACTGTCAAGAATCGCGGATCATGTGACTACAATCAAGGTTCCGGGAGAATACCAGGAGAGACACTGCACCGGAGCCGGTAAGAATCCCCGCTACATAGTTCTTGCAAGGATCAACGGATCCTCCAATAAAACTCTTCATTTTAATGGGCACTATGACGTAGTCCCCGGTGGACAGGGATGGAGAGTCACCAGCCCGTTCAACCCGGTCATAGTCAACGGGAAACTGTATGGAAGAGGAGCTATAGATATGAAGGGAGGCATCGCAGCCGTCCTAGGTGCCGTTAAAGCATTGCAGGCATCAAACGGTAAAGCATTTCACAACGTTGAGATAGCACTAGTCCCCGATGAGGAAATCGGTGGCGACTGTGGCACCAAGTACCTAGTGGACGAGGTCCTAAAAGAAAAACTCCCAGACTACGTAATTATCCCCGAGCCAAGCGGGCTCCAACACCCATGGAACGGTCATAAGGGCCTCCTATGGACGCGCCTAACAGTCATAGGCAAAAACGCCCACGGAAGCACCCCGTGGAGGGGGAAGAACGCCTTCCTACTCGCATCCCAGCTGGCTATAGACTTACAGAAAACTTATACACCCATCCTATCGACCAGGAAAAGCAGGTACAAGACGATACCCGAAGAGTCCATGTACCCCACGGTCATGATAGGAGGCGAGGCCGGCGTAAAAGGCGGGGGTAAGACTAACCAGGTGCCGGGAGAATTCTATTTCACCCTAGATAGAAGACTGATACCTGAAGAGAAGGTTAGCGATGTCAAAGCCGAGATAGAGGCTATCACCAGGTGGTTGTCCACGCTCCACGGCCTAGAGTATAGAATCGAATACATTAGTGAAATGGAGCCTGCCATAAACGAGCCTAAAGAATTGTATAACGCTCTAAAGACAGCTGCGCAGAGAGTCGGAGTGAGCCTCGGAGAGCCTGTAGTTTGCCCCGGAGGACTCGATCTACGGTACTATACTATGAAGGGGATAGAGACTCTGGCCTATGGACCCAGCGGGGAGACGGCTCACGCGCCGGACGAGTTCATCGATCTACGCGAACTAGAGAAGCTCGTTGGAATCTACTATTATCTAATAGTGGATGGATCGCTGTGGAGCTAG